A genomic stretch from Caballeronia sp. LZ062 includes:
- a CDS encoding carboxymuconolactone decarboxylase family protein → MSRLSQVNVNEATGKTAELFTAIKKAAGRVPNAYATVGTHSPAALGAALSNDAVLAKSSLDKADAEAIKLAVSELAGCDYCAAAHTVVGKMVGLTQDETQQIRAGNATGNAKRDALVRFVRQVADSRGTVDARVLADVREAGYSEAQVIDALFAMSVINFTNLVNRVNDTTLDFPALV, encoded by the coding sequence ATGTCGCGTCTTTCTCAAGTCAACGTCAACGAAGCCACCGGCAAGACCGCTGAACTCTTCACCGCCATCAAGAAAGCTGCGGGCCGCGTGCCGAACGCGTATGCCACCGTCGGCACGCATAGCCCGGCGGCGCTCGGCGCGGCATTGTCGAACGATGCCGTGCTCGCGAAGAGCAGTCTCGACAAGGCGGATGCCGAAGCCATCAAGCTCGCCGTGAGCGAACTGGCGGGTTGCGACTACTGTGCCGCTGCGCATACGGTCGTCGGGAAGATGGTCGGGCTGACGCAAGACGAGACGCAGCAGATTCGCGCAGGCAATGCGACCGGCAACGCAAAGCGCGATGCACTTGTGCGCTTCGTCCGGCAAGTCGCGGATTCGCGCGGCACCGTGGATGCCCGCGTGCTCGCCGATGTGCGCGAAGCCGGCTATTCCGAAGCGCAAGTCATCGACGCCCTGTTCGCGATGAGCGTCATCAACTTTACGAACCTCGTCAACCGCGTGAACGATACGACGCTCGACTTCCCTGCGCTCGTCTAA
- a CDS encoding aspartate aminotransferase family protein: protein MNARPVIDDLSSFWMPFTANRQFKAAPRLLESAKGMYYRSTDGREVLDACAGLWCVNAGHCRDEIVEAVRKALGTLDFAPTFQMAHPLAFEAATKVAEIMPEGLDRIFFTNSGSESVDTALKIAIAYHRARGEGQRTRLIGRERGYHGVGFGGISVGGIAPNRKTFSGALLPSVDHLPHTHDLAHNAFSKGQPVWGAHLADDLERIVALHDASTIAAVIVEPVAGSTGVLIPPQGYLQKLRDICTKHGILLIFDEVITGFGRLGKATASEFFGVTPDLITMAKAINNASIPMGAVAAQRKVHDTIVDAGAANAIELFHGYTYSAHPAATAAAIATLDLYARDKLFDRAASKAAKFESAAHALRDAPHVKDIRNLGLVAGIELEPRDGAPGARAYEAFVKCFEAGVLIRYTGDILAFSPPLIIEDDQIDRIFATVREVLATVQ from the coding sequence ATGAACGCCCGCCCCGTCATCGACGACCTGTCGTCTTTCTGGATGCCCTTCACCGCGAATCGCCAGTTCAAGGCCGCGCCGCGCCTTCTGGAAAGCGCGAAGGGCATGTACTACCGGTCGACCGATGGCCGGGAAGTGCTCGATGCCTGCGCGGGCCTGTGGTGCGTGAATGCGGGTCATTGCCGCGACGAGATCGTCGAAGCGGTGCGAAAGGCGCTCGGCACGCTGGATTTCGCGCCGACGTTTCAGATGGCTCACCCGCTCGCGTTCGAAGCCGCGACCAAAGTCGCCGAGATCATGCCCGAAGGTCTCGATCGCATCTTCTTCACAAACTCGGGTTCGGAGTCGGTCGACACGGCGCTCAAGATCGCGATCGCCTACCATCGCGCGCGCGGCGAAGGCCAGCGCACGCGGCTCATCGGGCGCGAACGCGGGTATCACGGCGTGGGCTTCGGCGGCATCTCGGTGGGCGGCATCGCGCCGAACCGCAAGACGTTCTCGGGCGCGCTGCTGCCTTCGGTCGATCATCTGCCGCACACGCACGATCTCGCGCACAACGCCTTTTCGAAAGGCCAGCCGGTTTGGGGCGCGCATCTCGCGGACGACCTGGAGCGCATCGTCGCGCTGCACGATGCATCGACGATTGCGGCGGTGATCGTCGAGCCGGTCGCGGGCTCCACCGGCGTGCTGATTCCGCCGCAAGGCTATTTGCAGAAGCTGCGCGACATCTGTACGAAGCACGGCATTCTGCTGATTTTCGACGAAGTCATCACCGGCTTTGGCCGTCTCGGCAAGGCGACCGCCAGCGAGTTCTTCGGCGTGACGCCCGACCTCATCACCATGGCCAAGGCCATCAACAACGCGTCGATTCCGATGGGCGCGGTGGCGGCGCAGCGCAAGGTGCACGACACGATCGTCGATGCAGGCGCGGCCAATGCCATCGAACTTTTCCACGGCTACACGTACTCCGCGCATCCGGCGGCGACCGCTGCGGCCATCGCCACGCTGGACCTTTACGCACGCGACAAGTTGTTCGACCGCGCGGCGTCGAAGGCCGCGAAGTTCGAGAGTGCCGCTCACGCACTGCGCGACGCGCCGCACGTGAAAGACATCCGCAATCTTGGACTGGTCGCGGGCATCGAACTCGAACCGCGCGACGGCGCGCCCGGCGCGCGAGCCTACGAAGCGTTCGTGAAGTGTTTCGAGGCGGGCGTGCTCATCCGCTATACGGGCGATATCCTCGCGTTTTCGCCGCCGCTCATCATCGAAGACGACCAGATCGACCGCATCTTCGCGACGGTGAGAGAAGTGCTCGCGACGGTGCAATAG